One window of the Natrinema sp. HArc-T2 genome contains the following:
- a CDS encoding DUF1850 domain-containing protein, which yields MNRPPYRYLAVIVAVLVLVGATATVTSTASAQRQLVVTDTDTNEQLLSVPVDDGDVVTLSYTHSVEKTTVEDIYVVDGTQLRMDRMVFHSHGAGLPSDAPIETTDEGLVLELDKSYDEIGVVPGSIAGHELIVDGERYDLVSLSDDAVTLSVTERTLVDELRQSAARAVSIDEPRSSHMIP from the coding sequence GTGAATCGCCCACCGTACCGCTATCTGGCCGTTATCGTGGCCGTCCTCGTACTGGTTGGAGCAACAGCAACCGTCACGTCGACCGCGTCGGCACAGCGACAGCTCGTCGTCACCGATACTGACACCAACGAACAGTTGCTTTCAGTGCCGGTTGACGATGGCGACGTCGTGACGCTCTCGTACACTCACAGCGTCGAGAAGACGACCGTCGAAGATATCTACGTCGTCGACGGGACCCAGCTCCGAATGGACCGAATGGTGTTTCATTCACACGGCGCTGGCCTGCCGTCGGATGCACCGATCGAGACGACCGACGAGGGACTCGTCCTCGAACTCGACAAATCGTACGACGAAATCGGCGTCGTTCCGGGCTCGATCGCCGGACACGAACTCATCGTCGACGGTGAGCGCTACGATCTCGTCTCGCTGTCCGACGACGCAGTCACTCTCTCGGTAACCGAGCGCACGCTCGTCGACGAACTCCGCCAGTCTGCGGCCCGAGCTGTATCGATAGACGAACCGAGAAGTTCACACATGATACCATGA